From Citricoccus sp. SGAir0253, a single genomic window includes:
- a CDS encoding HesA/MoeB/ThiF family protein codes for MSSEPSSARTLRQRTLPQVGESGQELLAAATVAVVGAGGLGSPVIQYLAAAGIGTLHVIDDDHVELSNLNRQTLHGVDTLGRPKTEGAVAAAARLSPETTVVPHRLRLTDANAAELLGAADVIVDGSDSFATRFTVHRAATALGLPVVFGALFQWNAQVTVFWSAPPAASGLAPVVLTDVFPDTAATHASPGCAEAGVLGAVVGIAGSFLALETVKLVLGTGRPLLGRVLLVDGLAGTTTEVPLAPSPASAPPARAAGLPTAVPAGPRTAAPRPVARGEVGPDAVWLDVRRPEESRERPGPAGTVRLPLDRLLRLEDGPGGGLPSGHPLAGVDPARPLLPFCAAGPRSAAAARHLERLGWTVAGYLDGGLPGPGTGDGRA; via the coding sequence ATGTCCAGCGAACCGTCGTCCGCCCGCACGCTGCGCCAGCGCACGCTGCCGCAGGTCGGGGAGTCGGGCCAGGAGCTGCTCGCCGCGGCCACGGTCGCCGTGGTCGGGGCCGGCGGGCTGGGCTCGCCCGTCATCCAGTACCTGGCCGCCGCCGGGATCGGCACCCTGCACGTGATCGACGACGACCACGTGGAGCTGAGCAACCTCAACCGCCAGACCCTCCACGGGGTGGACACCCTGGGCCGGCCCAAGACGGAGGGCGCCGTGGCCGCCGCGGCCCGGCTGTCCCCCGAGACCACCGTCGTCCCGCACCGCCTGCGCCTCACCGACGCCAACGCCGCGGAGCTGCTGGGTGCCGCCGACGTCATCGTCGACGGCTCGGACTCCTTCGCCACCCGGTTCACGGTGCACCGGGCGGCCACGGCCCTCGGCCTCCCCGTGGTCTTCGGCGCCCTGTTCCAGTGGAACGCGCAGGTCACGGTCTTCTGGTCCGCCCCGCCCGCCGCCTCCGGCCTGGCCCCCGTCGTGCTGACGGACGTCTTCCCGGACACCGCCGCCACCCACGCCTCCCCCGGCTGCGCCGAGGCGGGGGTGCTCGGCGCCGTCGTCGGGATCGCCGGATCCTTCCTGGCACTCGAGACGGTCAAGCTCGTCCTGGGCACCGGCCGGCCCCTCCTGGGCCGCGTGCTGCTCGTGGACGGGCTCGCCGGGACCACCACCGAGGTCCCGCTGGCTCCGTCCCCCGCCTCCGCGCCGCCGGCCCGCGCGGCGGGCCTCCCGACGGCGGTCCCGGCCGGCCCCCGCACCGCCGCTCCCCGGCCGGTGGCCCGGGGCGAGGTGGGCCCGGACGCGGTGTGGCTGGACGTGCGGCGACCCGAGGAGAGCCGGGAGCGGCCCGGCCCGGCCGGGACCGTGCGGCTGCCCCTGGACCGCCTGCTGCGCCTGGAGGACGGGCCGGGCGGCGGCCTGCCCTCGGGCCACCCGCTCGCCGGGGTGGACCCGGCGCGCCCGCTGCTGCCGTTCTGCGCCGCCGGCCCCCGCAGCGCCGCCGCGGCCCGGCACCTGGAGCGCCTGGGCTGGACCGTGGCCGGCTACCTCGACGGCGGCCTGCCGGGGCCGGGCACGGGGGACGGCCGTGCCTGA
- the glp gene encoding gephyrin-like molybdotransferase Glp has product MPEFRYLPVDAHRDRVLATVPVLPAETLPLDRAPGRTLAAPAVAALDLPPWDNSAMDGYAVRSRDTVDAAAGVPVRLEVVAELPAGTAEDPALGPGRAARIMTGAPMPTAADAVVPLEDTVGWDPAAPTAGTAAPAHVDLDRPATAGRHVRRRGEDVRAGDRVAAAGEALTAHRLSAVAAAGVAEVAVHRAPRVVVVSTGSELVAPGRPVRRGQIPDSNSHLLAALVRGAGGEVVHRGQVSDDPAGLRRLLAATAAESDAVVVTGGASVGAHDVARLVLAPDAAGGVPLTDAAASPAPGPDGSRAAAGVAVRFDRVAVQPGKPQGFGLLPDGRPVWSLPGNPVSAWVGFVLFVEPGLLAMQGRARPVTPWQPVTAEDGWRSPPRREQYVPVRVVSDPGEPLRVAQATERGSGSHLAGRMARATGLARVPAATTEVSPGDTVLYRSLEA; this is encoded by the coding sequence GTGCCTGAGTTCCGCTACCTCCCGGTCGACGCCCACCGCGACCGCGTCCTCGCCACCGTGCCCGTGCTGCCGGCGGAGACCCTGCCCCTGGACCGCGCGCCGGGCCGCACGCTGGCCGCCCCCGCCGTCGCGGCCCTGGACCTGCCGCCGTGGGACAACTCGGCCATGGACGGCTACGCCGTGCGGTCGCGGGACACCGTCGATGCCGCGGCCGGCGTCCCGGTCCGGCTCGAGGTGGTGGCCGAGCTGCCCGCCGGCACCGCCGAGGACCCCGCGCTCGGGCCGGGCCGGGCGGCCCGGATCATGACCGGCGCGCCGATGCCGACGGCGGCGGACGCCGTCGTGCCCCTCGAGGACACCGTGGGCTGGGACCCCGCCGCGCCCACCGCCGGCACGGCCGCCCCCGCGCACGTGGACCTGGACCGGCCCGCGACCGCCGGGCGGCACGTGCGCCGCCGCGGCGAGGACGTGCGGGCCGGGGACCGGGTCGCCGCGGCGGGCGAGGCGCTCACCGCGCACCGGCTCTCCGCCGTGGCCGCCGCCGGCGTCGCCGAGGTGGCGGTGCACCGGGCGCCGCGCGTGGTCGTGGTCAGCACGGGCAGCGAGCTCGTCGCGCCCGGCCGGCCGGTGCGCCGTGGCCAGATCCCGGACTCGAACAGCCACCTGCTCGCCGCCCTCGTGCGCGGCGCCGGCGGCGAGGTCGTCCACCGGGGACAGGTCTCCGACGACCCGGCCGGCTTGCGCCGCCTGCTGGCCGCCACGGCCGCGGAGTCGGACGCCGTGGTCGTCACCGGCGGGGCCAGCGTGGGCGCGCACGACGTGGCGCGCCTGGTGCTCGCCCCGGACGCCGCGGGCGGCGTCCCGCTCACGGACGCCGCCGCCTCCCCCGCCCCCGGCCCGGACGGGTCCCGGGCGGCGGCCGGCGTCGCCGTGCGCTTCGACCGCGTGGCCGTGCAGCCGGGCAAGCCACAGGGCTTCGGGCTGCTGCCGGACGGCCGGCCCGTGTGGTCGCTGCCCGGGAACCCGGTCAGCGCGTGGGTGGGCTTCGTGCTGTTCGTCGAGCCCGGGCTGCTGGCGATGCAGGGCCGGGCGCGTCCGGTGACGCCGTGGCAGCCCGTCACCGCCGAGGACGGCTGGCGCTCCCCGCCGCGCCGCGAGCAGTACGTCCCGGTCCGGGTGGTGTCCGACCCGGGCGAGCCGCTGCGCGTGGCCCAGGCCACCGAGCGCGGCTCCGGTTCCCACCTGGCCGGGCGCATGGCCCGGGCCACCGGCCTGGCGCGCGTCCCGGCCGCGACCACCGAGGTGTCCCCCGGGGACACCGTCCTCTACCGCTCCCTGGAGGCCTGA
- the moaC gene encoding cyclic pyranopterin monophosphate synthase MoaC, with protein sequence MPGPEPVAQPLPSAAAGSGADGFTHLSGDGSARMVDVTAKSPTVRSATAEATVLVAPAVLAALTGGTVPKGDVWAVARIAGIQAAKRCAELLPLAHVIGVHGATVDFEVGEDRIRVVATARTADRTGVEMEAMTAASVAGLAMVDMVKGLDRSVELTGIRLLEKTGGRSGTWRREGHA encoded by the coding sequence ATCCCCGGCCCCGAGCCGGTCGCCCAGCCCCTCCCGTCCGCTGCCGCCGGCAGCGGTGCGGACGGCTTCACCCACCTGTCCGGCGACGGCTCGGCCCGCATGGTGGACGTCACGGCCAAGTCCCCCACCGTGCGCAGCGCGACCGCGGAGGCCACCGTGCTCGTGGCCCCGGCGGTCCTGGCCGCCCTCACGGGCGGCACCGTGCCCAAGGGCGACGTGTGGGCCGTGGCCCGCATCGCCGGGATCCAGGCGGCCAAGCGCTGCGCCGAGCTGCTGCCGCTGGCCCACGTGATCGGCGTGCACGGGGCCACCGTGGACTTCGAGGTCGGCGAGGACCGGATCCGCGTGGTGGCCACCGCCCGCACGGCCGACCGCACGGGCGTGGAGATGGAGGCCATGACCGCGGCCTCGGTGGCCGGGCTGGCCATGGTGGACATGGTCAAGGGCCTGGACCGTTCCGTGGAGCTCACCGGGATCCGGCTGCTGGAGAAGACCGGCGGGCGCTCCGGCACGTGGCGCCGCGAGGGGCACGCCTGA